From a single Catenulispora sp. EB89 genomic region:
- a CDS encoding helix-turn-helix domain-containing protein encodes MAKPKQSRLRRVGLARAREAAGLTQEAFAVRAGVEVSTVVRWESGCTTPLPGKRPQIARALGVGLQDLERLLSPEGPLTFAGGWESTDDGRLAAIAGVREEVAKLTAEYDARPEMGLVVQAAGLLGRVEVLRAAGGAGGAGGAGSAGSSVFSDGAYSFGGAAEAPLNAPSLSERFLIGASLSDVAAGMAGTTGAPHPAGSVSPIRWRRDLDVAEAETALLVGRLMWDAAGRRDSSTAEEFFDRAARRAGQAGDSVLQVTATLRAAFVGLYGGDPRAGVRRCVQAAVIAAPVSEALFALARLHAAEGHAILGNAAECDRALTTARGAMAAISPDDPAPGVCSPRTYQRLAGSAYLALGRHTEARVALTEAAIRYEPGKVLALVLGHLALACLGEGDTDAALRHFRTAIELAEATQSVGALAVASRAGRELVRVSGGARPEALEIVDRLLTVLAS; translated from the coding sequence ATGGCCAAGCCCAAGCAGTCCAGGCTCCGCCGGGTGGGTCTGGCCCGCGCCCGCGAGGCGGCCGGGCTCACGCAGGAGGCGTTCGCCGTGCGGGCCGGGGTCGAGGTGTCCACGGTCGTGCGCTGGGAGAGCGGATGCACCACGCCGCTGCCCGGGAAGCGGCCGCAGATCGCCCGGGCGCTCGGCGTCGGGCTGCAGGACCTGGAGCGGCTGCTGTCGCCGGAGGGGCCGCTGACTTTCGCAGGGGGCTGGGAAAGCACGGACGACGGCCGGCTGGCGGCGATCGCGGGGGTCCGCGAGGAGGTCGCGAAGCTGACGGCCGAGTACGACGCGCGGCCGGAGATGGGCCTGGTGGTGCAGGCCGCCGGATTGCTGGGGCGGGTCGAGGTGCTGCGCGCGGCCGGGGGAGCGGGGGGAGCCGGGGGAGCGGGTTCGGCCGGTTCCTCTGTTTTCTCAGACGGCGCGTATTCCTTTGGCGGTGCGGCCGAGGCGCCTTTGAACGCGCCTTCGTTATCGGAGCGGTTTTTGATCGGGGCCTCGCTGTCGGACGTCGCGGCTGGCATGGCTGGCACGACCGGCGCGCCGCACCCGGCCGGCTCGGTCAGCCCCATTCGCTGGCGCCGCGACCTCGACGTCGCCGAAGCCGAAACCGCCCTCCTGGTCGGCCGCCTCATGTGGGACGCCGCCGGCCGCCGCGACTCCTCGACCGCCGAGGAGTTCTTCGACCGCGCCGCCCGCCGCGCCGGACAGGCCGGCGACTCGGTCCTGCAAGTCACCGCGACCCTGCGCGCCGCCTTCGTCGGCCTCTACGGCGGCGACCCGCGCGCCGGGGTCCGCCGCTGCGTACAGGCCGCCGTCATCGCCGCACCGGTCAGCGAGGCCCTGTTCGCCCTGGCCCGCCTGCACGCCGCCGAAGGCCACGCGATCCTCGGCAACGCCGCCGAATGCGACCGGGCCCTGACCACGGCGCGCGGCGCGATGGCGGCCATCAGCCCCGACGACCCGGCCCCCGGCGTCTGCTCGCCCCGCACCTACCAACGCCTGGCCGGCTCCGCCTACCTGGCCCTCGGCCGCCACACCGAGGCCCGCGTCGCGCTCACCGAGGCCGCCATCCGCTACGAGCCCGGCAAGGTCCTCGCGCTGGTCCTCGGTCACCTGGCGCTGGCCTGCCTCGGCGAAGGCGATACGGACGCGGCGCTGCGGCACTTCCGCACCGCGATCGAACTCGCCGAGGCCACGCAGTCCGTGGGCGCGCTGGCGGTGGCGTCCCGGGCGGGACGGGAGCTCGTGCGCGTCTCCGGCGGCGCGCGGCCCGAGGCGCTGGAGATCGTGGACCGGCTGCTGACGGTGCTCGCCTCGTGA
- a CDS encoding MMPL family transporter, with product MSTYLFRVARWAFFRRRLVLAIWLVLVVGMIVVAGASGGKTNDEFTIPGTESQRVTDLLKVKLPALSGAQTTVVFAVPGGTHVTDAGPKAGIEQAVTNLGKVPGVVQSADPFQGGPISQNGQVALGNLQWSAQPPDIKDSTLDLVKKAVAPAQAAGVQVEYNGSVYPGWRVVPSELPELVGLIIAFIILVITFGSLVAAGLPIMTAVIGVLTTVMTVTALAAVMTIASTSTTVAIMLGLSCGIDYGLFIIARHRDGLLRGMPPDQAVGLAAGTAGGSVVFAAGTVIIALCGLAVVGIPFLTIMGVAAAGAVLLAMVISLTLVPAMLGFAGDKLRNFSRFPFGKAHSEQIARQSVENPEKAHGWRWARFVVHHRIPVLLCGVALLLLLAAPATRVQLGLPGASSNPKGDTSRKAYDITTANFGPGFNGPLLVVADGVQSQQQVNQIAAGLAKQPGVAASTPLALNGSTAVVRVVPTTGPSDPATADLVHHLRDNRAAIAAGSGANVLIGGVTASNIDVSSKLSSALPVFLIVVVGLAFILLTFAFRTIWVPIKSIIGFLLSVGAAFGAQVALFQWGWGEKIFNITKSETISFLPIIMIAIIFGLSSDYEVFVVSRIKEDFTKNGNAVEAVRRGAGTASRVVTAAALIMFSIFVAFIVSPTPTIKAIGFSFAAGVFLDAFVVRLTLVPAVMALAKSGFWYHPQWFARYVPDPDIEGEQLQEQLARHDGVAAGIDGDGAGSPRPSA from the coding sequence GTGTCCACCTACCTGTTCCGCGTCGCACGCTGGGCCTTCTTCCGCCGACGGCTGGTGCTGGCGATCTGGCTGGTCTTGGTCGTGGGCATGATCGTCGTGGCCGGGGCCAGCGGCGGCAAGACCAACGACGAGTTCACCATCCCGGGTACCGAGTCGCAGCGCGTCACGGACCTGCTGAAGGTGAAGCTGCCGGCGCTCAGCGGCGCGCAGACCACGGTCGTGTTCGCCGTCCCGGGCGGCACGCACGTCACCGACGCCGGGCCCAAGGCCGGGATCGAGCAGGCCGTGACGAACCTGGGGAAGGTCCCGGGGGTCGTGCAGTCGGCGGACCCGTTCCAGGGCGGCCCGATCTCGCAGAACGGCCAGGTGGCGCTGGGCAACCTGCAGTGGAGCGCGCAGCCGCCGGACATCAAGGACTCCACGCTCGACCTGGTGAAGAAGGCCGTGGCCCCGGCGCAGGCGGCCGGGGTGCAGGTCGAGTACAACGGCAGCGTGTATCCGGGATGGCGGGTCGTGCCCTCGGAACTGCCCGAGCTCGTCGGCCTGATCATCGCCTTCATCATCCTGGTGATCACGTTCGGGTCGCTGGTGGCGGCCGGGCTGCCGATCATGACGGCCGTGATCGGCGTGCTGACCACGGTCATGACGGTCACCGCGCTGGCCGCGGTGATGACCATCGCCTCGACCTCGACGACCGTCGCGATCATGCTGGGGCTGTCCTGCGGCATCGACTACGGGCTGTTCATCATCGCCCGGCACCGGGACGGCCTGCTGCGCGGGATGCCGCCGGACCAGGCGGTCGGGCTGGCCGCCGGGACGGCGGGCGGTTCGGTGGTGTTCGCCGCCGGCACGGTCATCATCGCGCTGTGCGGGCTCGCGGTCGTCGGCATCCCGTTCCTCACGATCATGGGTGTGGCCGCCGCCGGCGCGGTGCTGCTGGCCATGGTGATCTCGCTGACGCTGGTCCCGGCGATGCTCGGGTTCGCCGGCGACAAGCTGCGGAACTTCTCGCGCTTCCCGTTCGGCAAGGCGCACTCCGAGCAGATCGCGCGGCAGTCCGTGGAGAACCCGGAGAAGGCGCACGGCTGGCGCTGGGCGCGGTTCGTCGTGCACCACCGGATCCCGGTGCTGCTGTGCGGCGTCGCGCTGCTGTTGCTGCTGGCCGCGCCGGCCACGCGGGTGCAGCTCGGCCTGCCCGGCGCGTCGTCGAACCCCAAGGGCGACACCTCGCGCAAGGCCTACGACATCACCACCGCGAACTTCGGGCCCGGGTTCAACGGCCCGCTGCTGGTCGTGGCCGACGGGGTGCAGTCGCAGCAGCAGGTGAACCAGATCGCGGCCGGGCTGGCCAAGCAGCCGGGGGTCGCGGCGTCCACGCCGCTGGCGCTGAACGGGAGCACCGCGGTGGTCCGCGTCGTGCCGACCACCGGGCCGAGCGACCCGGCGACCGCCGACCTGGTGCACCACCTGCGGGACAACCGCGCGGCGATCGCGGCCGGCAGCGGGGCGAACGTCCTGATCGGCGGCGTCACGGCCTCGAACATCGACGTGTCCTCGAAGCTGTCCTCGGCGCTGCCGGTCTTCCTGATCGTCGTGGTGGGGCTGGCGTTCATCCTGCTGACCTTCGCCTTCCGCACCATCTGGGTGCCGATCAAGTCGATCATCGGCTTCCTGCTGTCGGTCGGCGCGGCGTTCGGCGCGCAGGTCGCGCTGTTCCAGTGGGGCTGGGGCGAGAAGATCTTCAACATCACGAAGTCGGAGACCATCAGCTTCCTGCCGATCATCATGATCGCGATCATCTTCGGGCTGTCCAGCGACTACGAGGTCTTCGTCGTCAGCCGCATCAAGGAGGACTTCACGAAGAACGGGAACGCGGTCGAGGCGGTCCGGCGCGGCGCTGGGACGGCGTCGCGGGTGGTGACGGCGGCGGCGCTGATCATGTTCTCGATCTTCGTGGCCTTCATCGTCTCGCCGACCCCGACCATCAAGGCGATCGGCTTCAGCTTCGCGGCCGGCGTGTTCCTGGACGCCTTCGTCGTGCGGCTCACGCTGGTACCGGCGGTGATGGCGCTGGCGAAGTCGGGATTCTGGTACCACCCGCAGTGGTTCGCGCGGTACGTACCGGACCCCGACATCGAGGGCGAGCAGTTGCAGGAGCAGCTGGCCCGTCACGACGGCGTCGCGGCCGGGATCGACGGCGACGGCGCGGGAAGTCCGCGGCCTTCCGCCTGA
- a CDS encoding amino acid permease — translation MATSATSTSRRGSSLEMPDDDQTLRELGYPRQLARRVNAFGNFAISATIINFISGVMTALSLAMISGGPRIMVFGWLGVGLLVLFVGAAMAEITSGFPTSAALYYWSAKLAKRHNAGWSWFTGWLNFIGQIGGTAATDFALANFAVALATLQWPSYAPKAGQILAIYGAILLIHALLNTYTVGLVALLNKISIAWLLVGGVVITFYLIVFPSHHNSASFAFTHFVNGTGFKSGVYAGMIGLLFTSWTFTGFDASAHMSEETTHAAVSAPKGIVRSIAFSWVAGLVLILALTFAMSPGNYGNEASANEPAAQIFVDALGLTTAKILLLVVCGAIFFCGLANMTSNSRQIFAFSRDGAIPGWKMWRSVSKRTHTPVKSVWFAAVGAFLLGVPSLWNTVAFQAIVSVNVIGLFGSYGVPIFLRLRRGDDFVRGPWHLGRWSRPVTTIAVVWITLSSILFLLPQSYPITHKTFNYAPVALAVVLFIATVWWFMTARRTFRGPISYGTPEELAAMEEDL, via the coding sequence ATGGCGACCTCCGCCACATCGACCAGCCGTCGCGGCAGTTCGCTGGAGATGCCCGACGACGACCAGACACTGCGGGAGCTCGGCTACCCACGCCAGCTCGCCCGGCGGGTCAACGCGTTCGGGAACTTCGCGATCTCGGCGACGATCATCAACTTCATCTCCGGCGTGATGACCGCGCTGAGCCTGGCCATGATCTCCGGCGGGCCGCGCATCATGGTCTTCGGCTGGCTCGGCGTCGGCCTGCTGGTGCTGTTCGTCGGCGCCGCGATGGCCGAGATCACCTCCGGCTTCCCGACCTCGGCGGCGCTGTACTACTGGTCGGCGAAGCTGGCCAAGCGGCACAACGCGGGCTGGAGCTGGTTCACCGGCTGGCTGAACTTCATCGGCCAGATCGGCGGCACCGCGGCCACCGACTTCGCGCTGGCCAACTTCGCGGTGGCGCTGGCCACCCTGCAGTGGCCGAGCTACGCCCCGAAGGCCGGGCAGATCCTGGCCATCTACGGCGCGATCCTGCTGATCCACGCGCTGCTGAACACCTACACCGTCGGGCTGGTCGCGCTGCTGAACAAGATCAGCATCGCCTGGCTGCTGGTCGGCGGCGTGGTGATCACCTTCTACCTGATCGTGTTCCCCTCGCACCACAACTCGGCGAGCTTCGCCTTCACGCACTTCGTCAACGGCACCGGGTTCAAGTCCGGCGTCTACGCGGGCATGATCGGCCTGCTGTTCACCAGTTGGACCTTCACCGGGTTCGACGCCTCGGCGCACATGTCGGAGGAGACCACGCACGCGGCCGTCTCGGCGCCCAAGGGCATCGTCCGCTCGATCGCCTTCTCCTGGGTCGCCGGCCTGGTCCTGATCCTGGCCCTGACGTTCGCGATGTCGCCGGGCAACTACGGCAACGAGGCCTCGGCCAACGAGCCGGCGGCGCAGATCTTCGTCGACGCGCTGGGCCTGACCACCGCCAAGATCCTGCTGCTGGTGGTCTGCGGCGCGATCTTCTTCTGCGGCCTGGCGAACATGACCTCGAACTCCCGCCAGATCTTCGCCTTCTCCCGGGACGGCGCGATCCCCGGCTGGAAGATGTGGCGCTCGGTCAGCAAGCGGACCCACACGCCGGTGAAGTCGGTGTGGTTCGCCGCGGTCGGCGCGTTCCTGCTCGGCGTGCCCTCGCTGTGGAACACGGTCGCGTTCCAGGCCATCGTCTCGGTCAACGTCATCGGGCTGTTCGGCTCCTACGGCGTGCCGATCTTCCTGCGGCTGCGCCGGGGCGACGACTTCGTGCGCGGTCCGTGGCACCTGGGCCGCTGGAGCCGGCCGGTGACCACGATCGCGGTGGTGTGGATCACGCTGAGCAGCATCCTGTTCCTGCTGCCGCAGTCGTACCCGATCACCCACAAGACGTTCAACTACGCTCCGGTGGCGCTGGCCGTGGTGCTCTTCATCGCGACCGTATGGTGGTTCATGACGGCCCGTCGGACGTTCCGGGGCCCGATCAGCTACGGCACGCCGGAGGAGCTGGCGGCCATGGAAGAGGATCTGTAG
- a CDS encoding pseudouridine-5'-phosphate glycosidase codes for MPRLTISPEVADALGRRPILALETSVIAGGLPYPANLESAQAVDGAARDGGAVPARIAVLDGTLHVGLTDEQLQRVAEDPTAVKASVRDIGRVAAGGGIGALTVSGAVHGARLAGIEVLAVAGIGGVHRGAATSFDVSADLPAFVRNRVAVVCAGVKSILDAGLTLEWLETHSVPVVGYRCDEFPGYVSVSSGRPNPHRLDDLGLIARSVLAHWDSGVEGGFLVTHPIAAEHGVPFDVLEARIAEAEVAAQEARVTGPDITPFLLKELARNSGGQTSAANREVLLSTTRLGAEFAVRLFEERLAAADGVGVEAAEAAEAAEVFAGARGAAS; via the coding sequence ATGCCCCGGTTGACCATCAGCCCGGAAGTCGCCGACGCCCTGGGCCGCCGCCCGATCCTGGCCCTGGAGACCTCGGTCATCGCCGGCGGCCTGCCCTACCCGGCCAATCTGGAGTCGGCGCAGGCAGTGGACGGCGCCGCCCGCGACGGCGGCGCGGTACCGGCACGCATCGCGGTGCTCGACGGAACGCTGCACGTCGGGCTCACCGACGAGCAGTTGCAGCGGGTCGCCGAGGATCCGACGGCGGTCAAGGCGTCGGTGCGCGACATCGGCCGGGTCGCGGCCGGGGGCGGCATCGGGGCGCTGACCGTCTCGGGCGCCGTCCACGGCGCGCGGCTGGCCGGGATCGAGGTGCTGGCGGTCGCCGGGATCGGCGGCGTGCACCGCGGTGCGGCGACCAGCTTCGACGTCTCCGCGGACCTCCCCGCCTTCGTGCGGAACCGGGTGGCGGTGGTCTGCGCCGGCGTGAAGTCGATCCTGGACGCCGGGTTGACGTTGGAATGGCTGGAGACGCACTCGGTGCCGGTGGTCGGCTACCGGTGCGACGAGTTCCCCGGGTACGTCAGCGTCTCCTCGGGGCGGCCCAACCCGCACCGGCTGGACGACCTCGGCCTGATCGCGCGCTCGGTGCTGGCGCACTGGGATTCCGGGGTCGAAGGCGGGTTCCTCGTCACGCATCCGATCGCGGCCGAGCACGGGGTGCCGTTCGACGTGCTGGAGGCGCGGATCGCCGAGGCGGAGGTCGCGGCGCAGGAGGCGCGGGTGACCGGGCCGGACATCACGCCGTTCCTGTTGAAGGAGCTGGCACGCAACTCCGGCGGGCAGACGTCGGCGGCGAACCGCGAGGTGCTGTTGTCGACGACGCGGCTCGGCGCGGAGTTCGCGGTGCGGCTGTTCGAGGAACGGCTTGCCGCAGCTGACGGTGTCGGCGTCGAAGCTGCCGAGGCGGCCGAGGCGGCCGAGGTCTTCGCCGGAGCGCGAGGCGCAGCCTCATGA
- a CDS encoding GNAT family N-acetyltransferase has translation MNQDPKTGLEIAPAGAADWPVFESWAAGEGWNPGPADGGCFLAQDPDGFFVGRIDGRPVSAVSVVNYGETFSFLGFYLVHPDFRGQGHGYATWQAGLEHAGDRVIGLDGVLEQQDNYRRSGFRLAHRNIRYVGPAPADLAASAGSESGSESGSEPGSESRSGNGPSVVPVAEIGRSALESYDGGRFPAERPVFLDRWLSAPGHIGYAAVSDGELVGYGVIRPAPAFAKIGPLFADTPEVAETLFRALIAGLVAAGGPEASRSLEIALDVPETNAAAVALVERHGMKPSFETARMYTGPVRDIEMASVYGITSFELG, from the coding sequence ATGAATCAGGACCCGAAGACCGGACTGGAGATCGCCCCGGCAGGCGCGGCCGACTGGCCGGTCTTCGAGTCCTGGGCCGCCGGCGAGGGCTGGAATCCCGGCCCCGCCGACGGCGGATGCTTCCTCGCTCAGGACCCTGACGGGTTCTTCGTAGGCCGGATCGACGGACGGCCGGTGTCGGCGGTGTCGGTGGTGAACTACGGGGAGACGTTCTCGTTCCTCGGGTTTTACCTGGTGCATCCGGACTTCCGCGGGCAGGGGCACGGGTACGCCACATGGCAGGCCGGACTGGAGCACGCGGGCGACCGGGTGATCGGGCTGGACGGCGTGCTGGAGCAGCAGGACAACTACCGGCGGTCCGGGTTCCGGCTGGCGCACCGCAACATCCGGTACGTCGGGCCCGCGCCGGCGGACCTCGCGGCGAGCGCCGGATCCGAGTCGGGGTCCGAGTCGGGGTCCGAGCCGGGGTCCGAGTCGAGGTCCGGGAACGGACCGTCCGTGGTGCCGGTCGCCGAGATCGGCCGGTCCGCGCTCGAGTCCTACGACGGCGGCCGCTTCCCGGCCGAGCGTCCGGTGTTCCTCGACCGCTGGCTGTCGGCCCCGGGGCACATCGGGTACGCGGCTGTGTCCGATGGCGAGCTCGTGGGGTACGGCGTGATCCGGCCGGCCCCGGCGTTCGCCAAGATCGGCCCGCTGTTCGCCGACACCCCCGAGGTGGCCGAGACGCTGTTCAGGGCCCTGATCGCGGGCCTGGTGGCGGCTGGCGGCCCCGAGGCGTCGCGCTCGCTGGAGATCGCGCTGGACGTGCCCGAGACCAACGCGGCGGCGGTGGCGCTGGTCGAGCGCCACGGAATGAAGCCCAGCTTCGAGACCGCCCGGATGTACACCGGGCCGGTGCGCGATATCGAAATGGCTTCGGTCTACGGAATCACCTCGTTCGAGCTGGGCTGA
- a CDS encoding MFS transporter produces the protein MTTYENTDVSVSRGKSSTSARTAGLLLLSLAQFLIALDYSVIYVALPSIGHSLKLGPDTLQWVVSAYAVLFAGFLLVSGRAGDRYGARRILIAALVLFGLAATAGGLANSGGLLLAARGAQGLGAALMQPAIIALINRTFEAGPAREKALAVWGTIGASGLAAGALLGGVLTSASWRWTMLVNLPVAVVCAVAAPRLLPSDGRRGDQRALSTVGAVLATTASLSVVSALTFAAVHGWTDGRTLGFGVGGVLLVAGFVWHERTSAAPLIDRALRSNAMLRLGAASTALYMASVGAEFYVITLILQNRYGYSPLRAGLGFLPLALCIVAGNMLAGRFIARVGAVRLLTIAFVLDAAGLAILAASAGGTGYATHMLPGIVVSGIGHGLTYTSMFVTGTGGLRDEDQGTAGAVLTTSQYMSAAASLAILVLVMGSPSAAGTYRNAFLTTAAFAAAGALVAGAVTAVRGPRGAR, from the coding sequence GTGACCACGTATGAGAACACTGACGTATCCGTCAGCCGCGGTAAGTCATCCACTTCCGCGCGAACGGCCGGGCTGCTGCTGCTCTCGCTGGCGCAGTTCCTGATCGCGCTGGACTACTCCGTCATCTACGTGGCGCTGCCCAGCATCGGGCACAGCCTGAAGCTGGGGCCGGACACGCTGCAGTGGGTGGTGTCCGCCTACGCGGTGCTGTTCGCGGGGTTCCTGCTGGTGAGCGGGCGCGCCGGAGACCGTTATGGCGCGCGCCGGATCCTGATCGCGGCGCTGGTGTTGTTCGGGCTGGCGGCGACGGCCGGCGGCCTGGCGAACTCCGGCGGGCTGCTGCTGGCGGCGCGCGGCGCGCAGGGGCTCGGGGCGGCGTTGATGCAGCCCGCGATCATCGCGCTGATCAACCGCACGTTCGAGGCGGGGCCGGCACGGGAGAAGGCGCTGGCGGTGTGGGGCACGATCGGGGCGTCGGGGCTGGCCGCGGGCGCGCTCCTCGGCGGCGTGCTGACGTCGGCGTCGTGGCGCTGGACGATGCTGGTGAACCTGCCGGTGGCGGTGGTGTGCGCGGTGGCGGCGCCGCGGCTGCTGCCTTCGGACGGCCGGCGCGGGGACCAGCGGGCGCTGAGCACGGTCGGTGCGGTGCTGGCGACGACGGCGTCGCTGTCGGTCGTCAGCGCTCTGACGTTCGCGGCGGTGCACGGCTGGACCGACGGCCGGACGCTCGGTTTCGGCGTGGGCGGGGTGCTGCTGGTCGCCGGGTTCGTGTGGCACGAGCGGACCTCGGCGGCGCCGCTGATCGACCGCGCGCTGCGCTCGAACGCGATGCTGCGGCTCGGCGCGGCCTCGACGGCACTGTACATGGCGAGCGTCGGCGCGGAGTTCTACGTCATCACCCTGATTCTGCAGAACCGGTACGGCTACAGCCCGCTGCGCGCGGGTCTGGGCTTCCTGCCGCTGGCGCTGTGCATCGTGGCGGGCAACATGCTCGCCGGGCGGTTCATCGCGCGCGTGGGGGCGGTGCGGCTGCTGACGATCGCGTTCGTGCTGGACGCGGCGGGGCTGGCGATCCTGGCGGCGTCGGCGGGCGGGACCGGGTACGCGACGCACATGCTGCCGGGCATCGTGGTGTCCGGGATCGGGCACGGGCTGACGTACACGTCGATGTTCGTCACCGGCACCGGCGGCCTGCGCGACGAGGACCAGGGCACGGCCGGCGCGGTGCTGACGACCAGCCAGTACATGAGCGCTGCGGCGTCGCTGGCGATCCTGGTGCTGGTGATGGGGTCGCCGTCGGCGGCCGGGACGTACCGGAACGCGTTCCTGACGACGGCGGCGTTCGCGGCGGCCGGCGCTCTCGTCGCGGGCGCGGTGACCGCGGTGCGCGGCCCGCGGGGCGCGCGATGA
- a CDS encoding SGNH/GDSL hydrolase family protein, producing MLTSHHARRSSIRRGLLTVTAAVTALVTLLATNASATAADHYVALGDSYSSGVGAGSYISASGSCDRSTNAYSQLWANSRHPASYVSVACSGATTQDVLNSQISSLSSSTTLVSITIGGNDIGFSSVMKTCVLDSDSACLSAINTATSQAKTILPGRLATTLAAIRRAAPSAHVVVLGYPELYDLSHSWYCPGLSGTDRSALNSAADLLDTQISTAAKNAGDTFADVRGQFHGHELCDFFNEWLHSVDVTDVGDSYHPTADGQNGGYYAAFSAVAP from the coding sequence GTGCTGACCAGCCACCACGCGCGCAGATCGTCGATCCGCCGCGGACTGCTCACGGTGACGGCCGCGGTCACCGCGCTCGTCACGCTCCTGGCCACCAACGCCTCGGCGACCGCCGCCGACCACTACGTGGCCCTCGGCGACTCCTACTCCTCGGGCGTCGGCGCCGGCAGCTACATCTCGGCCAGCGGGAGCTGCGACCGGAGCACCAACGCCTACTCGCAGCTGTGGGCCAACAGCCGGCACCCGGCCAGCTACGTCTCCGTGGCCTGCTCCGGCGCCACCACGCAGGACGTCCTCAACAGCCAGATATCCTCGCTGAGCAGCAGCACGACGCTGGTCAGCATCACCATCGGCGGCAACGACATCGGCTTCTCCTCGGTCATGAAGACCTGCGTGCTGGACTCCGACAGCGCCTGCCTGAGCGCCATCAACACGGCCACCAGCCAGGCCAAGACCATCCTGCCGGGTCGGCTGGCGACCACGCTCGCGGCGATCCGCAGGGCCGCGCCGTCCGCGCACGTCGTGGTCCTGGGCTACCCCGAGCTCTACGACCTGAGCCACTCCTGGTACTGCCCCGGCCTGTCCGGCACCGACCGCAGCGCCCTGAACAGCGCCGCGGACCTGCTCGACACCCAGATCTCGACCGCGGCCAAGAACGCCGGCGACACCTTCGCCGACGTCCGCGGCCAGTTCCACGGCCACGAGCTGTGCGACTTCTTCAACGAGTGGCTGCACTCGGTGGACGTCACCGACGTCGGCGACTCCTACCACCCGACCGCGGACGGCCAGAACGGCGGCTACTACGCGGCGTTCAGCGCGGTCGCGCCGTAG
- a CDS encoding HAD family hydrolase: MTAVLFDLDGTLADTPGAIARILADMCPLAPSDRLAASVGRPIAGLFAEILAADEDSPAVRVAVSEFRTRFADEVVPHAADLVFPAIRGLLGELVDAGRPIAVVTSKSPAGATEFLEAAGLAPYFPVTVGFVAGVPGKPAPDQALAAAKALGVEPGDCVVVGDSTDDMKMAVAAGMRGIGVAYGVASVPDLRAAGATQVAQTSDDLAPLLLSEEHRPLTTVSPHTEVSP; encoded by the coding sequence ATGACCGCCGTCCTGTTCGACCTCGACGGCACGCTCGCCGACACCCCGGGCGCCATCGCCCGGATCCTCGCCGACATGTGCCCGCTCGCGCCGTCCGACCGCCTGGCAGCCAGTGTCGGACGGCCCATCGCAGGGCTCTTCGCCGAGATCCTCGCGGCGGACGAGGACTCCCCCGCGGTGCGCGTCGCGGTCTCCGAGTTCCGCACGCGGTTCGCCGACGAGGTCGTGCCGCACGCCGCGGACCTGGTGTTCCCGGCGATCCGCGGACTCCTCGGCGAGCTCGTCGACGCCGGCCGGCCGATCGCGGTCGTCACGAGCAAGTCGCCGGCGGGTGCGACGGAGTTCCTGGAGGCCGCCGGGCTCGCGCCCTACTTCCCGGTGACGGTCGGCTTCGTCGCCGGCGTCCCTGGCAAGCCCGCGCCGGACCAGGCGCTCGCGGCAGCGAAGGCGCTGGGCGTGGAGCCCGGCGACTGCGTCGTGGTCGGCGACAGCACCGACGACATGAAGATGGCCGTCGCCGCCGGGATGCGCGGCATCGGTGTCGCGTACGGCGTCGCGTCCGTCCCGGACCTGCGCGCGGCCGGCGCCACGCAGGTCGCTCAGACCTCTGATGATCTCGCCCCACTGCTGCTTTCCGAAGAACACCGTCCGCTCACCACCGTTTCCCCCCACACCGAGGTGTCACCGTGA